The following are encoded in a window of Desulfosporosinus sp. Sb-LF genomic DNA:
- a CDS encoding YmfQ family protein, with amino-acid sequence MYSEDYYGVLLYSQPEPEPDGSVVESLTPDLMAYLPAYLNASRTMTELQAVEAGEIGLINARRADLLNQCFIDTATWALVLWESELGIETDLSKPYEDRRQAVKAKRRGSGTVTKQMIITTVLSYTNADVQIIENPAVYTFTLKFVGIMGIPPNMANLVKTLDDIKPAHLSYTFEYSYSWWDKIAGLTWSSCSTGTWDALKVY; translated from the coding sequence ATGTACAGTGAGGATTATTATGGCGTTTTGCTATACTCCCAGCCCGAGCCCGAACCGGACGGGAGCGTGGTCGAGAGCTTAACACCGGATTTAATGGCCTATCTTCCCGCATATTTAAACGCCTCACGAACCATGACAGAGCTACAGGCGGTCGAGGCAGGGGAGATAGGTCTAATTAATGCCCGGAGAGCGGACCTTTTGAACCAATGCTTCATAGACACGGCAACTTGGGCGCTGGTTTTGTGGGAGAGCGAGCTCGGAATCGAAACTGATCTATCAAAACCCTACGAGGATCGACGCCAGGCTGTAAAGGCGAAGCGTCGAGGCAGCGGAACCGTGACCAAGCAGATGATTATAACAACTGTTCTTTCTTACACGAACGCGGACGTTCAGATCATTGAAAACCCAGCAGTTTACACATTCACTCTGAAATTCGTAGGGATTATGGGGATACCTCCAAATATGGCGAATCTCGTCAAAACACTCGACGACATCAAGCCCGCCCACCTGAGCTACACCTTTGAGTACAGCTACTCCTGGTGGGATAAGATCGCAGGGTTGACCTGGAGCTCATGTAGCACTGGGACCTGGGATGCCTTAAAAGTCTATTAG
- a CDS encoding DUF2793 domain-containing protein, producing MPQVVKIKRGLKVNLPTLAAGEMGFCTDTKEVFIGDGATNNFVGRAMMGTYASRPSAASAGRLYYVNSGTNLGYIYLDDGSAWQRVNVISLADLTGNLDNVADGTTYGKVKNTELTIGQVNRINDGTNVVTAAAALTHINDATKHRLINDAGTAATDLWSAQQINNAIELAKHNIEPQASVKDQNLATPPGSPALADRYIIPASPTGAWVGQTNNIAEWSGSAWVFYVPSVGWNLFVDDELKMYGWSGTAWVRTGGALQTITAGSGLTGGGQADTVTLNVGAGNGITVAADTVSATAYNGITVSASGIAANIDASSIVYDAANGNRLMVSTVDGGTF from the coding sequence ATGCCACAAGTAGTCAAAATTAAACGGGGTCTAAAGGTCAACCTCCCAACATTGGCTGCTGGGGAAATGGGATTCTGCACAGACACAAAAGAAGTTTTTATCGGTGACGGAGCCACAAACAACTTCGTGGGAAGGGCCATGATGGGAACCTACGCTTCCAGGCCCAGCGCAGCGTCAGCCGGGAGGCTTTACTACGTCAATAGCGGAACGAACCTCGGCTATATCTACCTTGACGACGGATCAGCCTGGCAGCGGGTCAACGTCATCAGTCTAGCGGATCTCACCGGGAACTTGGATAACGTCGCAGATGGAACGACCTATGGCAAGGTTAAAAATACAGAGCTCACCATCGGTCAAGTGAACAGGATCAACGACGGTACAAATGTAGTAACAGCAGCCGCAGCATTGACCCATATCAACGATGCCACGAAGCACAGATTAATCAACGATGCAGGAACCGCCGCGACCGATTTATGGTCAGCCCAACAGATCAACAACGCCATCGAGCTGGCGAAGCACAACATCGAGCCCCAGGCTTCTGTAAAGGACCAGAATCTAGCGACCCCACCAGGCTCTCCAGCTCTGGCTGACAGATATATCATCCCAGCATCGCCAACGGGGGCCTGGGTAGGACAAACGAACAACATCGCTGAGTGGAGTGGATCAGCCTGGGTATTTTACGTTCCGTCTGTTGGCTGGAACCTGTTCGTCGATGACGAGCTTAAAATGTATGGATGGAGTGGAACCGCCTGGGTTAGAACAGGTGGAGCCCTTCAAACTATCACAGCCGGATCGGGACTCACGGGTGGAGGACAAGCAGACACCGTGACCCTTAATGTTGGAGCCGGGAACGGAATCACAGTAGCAGCCGACACAGTATCCGCAACGGCATACAACGGCATAACTGTTAGTGCCAGCGGCATAGCCGCAAACATCGACGCAAGCTCAATCGTGTATGACGCAGCCAATGGTAATAGGTTGATGGTGTCCACCGTCGATGGCGGGACCTTTTAA
- a CDS encoding phosphoglucomutase, with translation MYPEEVDSFTEKLNKKQTGVYSVEENLTITAGVFEGELAHDNINNASLLVYTGSKLTGERVMTYTLSNPADAPWRRIITVYSDQASVYVTYETPGDIVEADDVNDLQTSVKNTQTELERVKTADIDGGSFV, from the coding sequence ATGTACCCGGAGGAGGTCGATAGCTTCACCGAAAAACTGAACAAGAAACAAACGGGTGTCTATTCCGTCGAGGAAAATTTAACGATTACGGCTGGTGTGTTTGAGGGGGAGCTCGCTCACGACAACATCAACAACGCCAGCCTCCTGGTTTACACCGGGAGCAAGCTGACAGGTGAAAGGGTTATGACCTATACACTCAGCAACCCGGCAGATGCGCCCTGGAGGAGAATCATCACGGTCTACTCAGACCAGGCGTCCGTTTATGTCACCTATGAAACCCCAGGCGATATTGTCGAGGCCGATGACGTGAACGACTTGCAAACCTCCGTCAAAAACACTCAAACGGAACTAGAAAGAGTTAAAACCGCAGACATCGATGGCGGTAGCTTTGTATAG
- a CDS encoding baseplate J/gp47 family protein, producing MFSEPSSTILNRMLETVPSDLDKSEGSFIYDALSPASQEIAKSEEQLDEMLNMVFAQSAEENGYSTQFRQRCAEYGVFPKGGTIATGSATFVGAETTPIPTSTIIQTPGATRFTTIAPAVIVGGVATVSIQALAIGSAYNVPANTITQIPAAISGITSVTNSSAITGGTNDETDSDLLVRFLARAQTPSTSGNAAHYAQWASEVNGIGAAHVYPLWAGAGTVKVVVIDSNKRAVSSGMVSTVAAYIEDNRPIGATVTVESATELAIDISATIVLSYGLTLDQVKTSLSAAITSYLASIAFSTTYVSYAKIGSVLLDVLGVSDYSSLLINGAAVDVVVGDEQVAVLGVVTLGV from the coding sequence GTGTTTAGCGAGCCCAGCAGCACAATTCTAAACAGGATGCTCGAAACGGTTCCTTCTGATCTTGATAAATCAGAGGGTTCTTTTATTTATGACGCACTTTCACCCGCAAGCCAGGAGATCGCCAAAAGCGAAGAACAGCTCGACGAAATGCTGAATATGGTTTTTGCTCAATCGGCTGAGGAAAACGGGTACTCAACCCAATTCAGACAGCGGTGTGCGGAGTATGGGGTGTTCCCTAAAGGCGGGACCATAGCAACGGGATCAGCAACCTTCGTCGGAGCCGAAACAACACCAATACCAACCTCAACTATTATTCAAACACCGGGCGCTACCCGATTCACAACCATCGCTCCGGCGGTCATTGTGGGCGGGGTAGCGACCGTTTCAATTCAAGCCCTGGCCATCGGCTCGGCTTACAACGTACCAGCGAACACCATAACCCAGATACCCGCAGCGATCAGTGGCATCACAAGTGTCACGAATTCAAGTGCCATCACTGGGGGAACGAATGATGAAACGGACAGTGACTTGCTGGTTAGGTTTCTCGCCAGGGCACAAACCCCGTCAACCAGCGGAAACGCAGCGCACTACGCACAGTGGGCCTCAGAAGTTAACGGAATAGGAGCCGCCCATGTTTATCCCTTATGGGCCGGAGCCGGAACGGTGAAGGTGGTTGTAATCGACTCCAATAAACGGGCCGTTAGCAGCGGCATGGTTTCAACCGTCGCGGCCTACATCGAGGACAACAGGCCAATCGGAGCAACCGTGACCGTAGAGAGCGCCACAGAACTAGCGATTGATATATCGGCGACCATTGTACTTTCCTACGGGCTGACGCTGGACCAGGTTAAAACCTCACTCAGCGCAGCGATTACAAGCTATCTGGCCTCGATAGCGTTTTCAACAACTTATGTAAGTTATGCCAAGATCGGGAGTGTTCTCCTGGACGTTCTTGGAGTTTCTGACTATTCGAGTTTGCTCATTAACGGGGCCGCCGTGGATGTTGTCGTAGGAGATGAACAGGTCGCGGTGTTAGGCGTCGTAACATTGGGGGTGTAA
- a CDS encoding DUF2634 domain-containing protein: protein MSIFPTEVLSDLIQTTVVDSAAPAPAKEFAWDFVANDFIFVDGKNITVTGKDAVKIWIWKALQTAKNRYRAYTSSFGNDLETLISQGLSKAALGSELERYIKESLQISPYITGIADVSSTIEGSQAQITFTAQTIYGEVVISV, encoded by the coding sequence ATGAGTATATTTCCAACAGAGGTACTAAGTGACTTGATCCAGACGACTGTTGTGGATTCCGCAGCGCCGGCCCCGGCAAAAGAATTTGCTTGGGATTTTGTCGCCAATGATTTCATCTTTGTCGATGGGAAGAACATCACGGTAACAGGAAAAGACGCGGTGAAAATCTGGATATGGAAAGCCCTGCAAACCGCAAAGAACCGATACCGGGCCTATACTAGCAGCTTCGGCAACGACCTGGAAACCTTAATCAGCCAGGGCTTATCGAAAGCGGCTCTGGGCTCCGAACTGGAGCGGTATATCAAGGAGTCGCTACAAATCAGCCCATATATAACAGGAATAGCCGATGTAAGTAGCACCATCGAGGGCAGCCAGGCACAGATTACTTTCACAGCGCAAACCATTTATGGGGAGGTGGTTATAAGTGTTTAG
- a CDS encoding DUF2577 domain-containing protein: MIGHMRTQGGKNNTPYVQVGVVIASDPLTVKLGDLQIGKDNLLVADYLLPDYSRKYTESGNIKFDESGSLGTTTGTTVGSYGSHTHDIATLSVDADNTQSGDFTFSDGLAKDDIVALIPTLDEQTYIILARVVSV, from the coding sequence TTGATCGGGCACATGAGGACTCAGGGCGGGAAGAATAACACGCCTTATGTCCAAGTGGGGGTGGTGATTGCTTCTGACCCTTTAACGGTGAAGCTGGGCGACTTGCAGATCGGGAAGGACAACCTCCTGGTCGCAGATTATTTGCTCCCAGACTACTCTAGGAAATACACCGAGAGCGGGAACATCAAGTTTGATGAGAGCGGCAGCTTAGGAACCACGACCGGGACGACGGTGGGCTCCTACGGATCGCACACCCATGACATAGCGACACTCAGCGTTGATGCAGACAACACTCAGAGCGGGGATTTCACATTCTCCGACGGGCTCGCGAAGGACGATATTGTCGCCTTAATCCCGACCTTGGATGAGCAGACCTATATCATTTTAGCAAGGGTTGTGAGCGTATGA
- a CDS encoding terminase, producing the protein MIKLYAFYNGVTMDLTNVIESINNIGDKAQAARKIDIKLAYPIWDRNQPRAQVSPGTRVWMVLDGKEIFRGVAWDRVLDSANQILSFTAYDYLIYLIKSKVTYNFVNVTPEDATQKVCAELGITAGAIASTGIKVNRLIAQKTGYEAIMEMYTQASKTNGKQYIPIMDGTKLSVIEKGATVAGYTLRSQSGDTTSNVLSTSYRDTMDSMVNKVKIYDDKNNYVSEVSNSSQVNDYGLIQDNYTKEKDKDSQTVANGMLTGITQDVTIPALGNWACRTGYAVNTEIFYVSNLQKSVMFIDGDTHTWEPGTGLYTMSLNLSYKNLMDSKG; encoded by the coding sequence ATGATTAAGCTATACGCTTTCTACAATGGGGTGACAATGGACCTAACCAACGTGATCGAGAGCATTAACAATATTGGAGATAAGGCACAGGCTGCCCGGAAAATAGACATCAAACTAGCATACCCGATCTGGGACAGGAACCAACCAAGGGCCCAGGTATCGCCAGGGACCAGGGTGTGGATGGTACTCGATGGGAAAGAGATATTCAGGGGCGTGGCCTGGGACCGGGTGCTCGATTCAGCGAACCAGATCCTGTCGTTTACGGCCTACGATTATTTGATTTATCTTATAAAATCGAAGGTCACTTATAACTTTGTGAATGTGACCCCGGAGGACGCAACCCAGAAGGTGTGCGCGGAGCTCGGGATCACAGCCGGGGCCATCGCGAGTACGGGAATCAAAGTGAACCGACTCATTGCTCAAAAGACCGGGTACGAAGCGATCATGGAGATGTACACCCAAGCGAGCAAGACAAACGGGAAACAGTACATCCCGATCATGGATGGGACGAAGCTAAGTGTGATAGAAAAGGGAGCGACGGTCGCTGGCTACACCTTGAGATCCCAATCTGGCGACACGACAAGCAACGTCCTAAGCACCAGCTACCGCGATACGATGGACAGCATGGTCAATAAGGTCAAAATTTATGACGATAAAAACAACTATGTGAGTGAGGTCAGCAATAGCTCCCAGGTTAACGACTACGGATTGATCCAGGACAACTACACCAAGGAAAAAGACAAGGACAGCCAAACAGTAGCAAACGGTATGCTTACCGGGATAACCCAGGATGTAACTATACCGGCTCTTGGAAATTGGGCCTGTCGGACGGGTTACGCAGTGAATACCGAGATTTTCTACGTCAGTAATCTTCAAAAATCGGTGATGTTCATCGACGGAGATACCCACACCTGGGAACCAGGCACCGGGCTGTACACGATGAGCCTCAATTTAAGCTACAAAAACCTCATGGATAGCAAGGGGTGA
- a CDS encoding phage tail tape measure protein, whose protein sequence is MNNIAHVIDAVITLRDQLSGTLKNVNGNLSQFQRQATYAGRNMVAVGKDMEKVGKTLSKTITVPILAVGAGLLKLGENFQKAQNTIRVGTGATGKDLQNLSDDFKATYTQVSSSMDDTSKVIADLNTRTGLAGKPLQDLSVQMLKLAKISGEDLNTLIPATTRMFQDAGIKQADYSKALDYTFKVSQTTGIGVGRLQELMTQFGGPLRQMGFDWQTSGAMLGKFEKEGVNTELVVGSLRIALGKMAKEGIKEPAKELQGMIDKIKSAGTAGQANALALSMFGAKAGPDMAAAIREGRMDLSELMQTLKDSPETINKAAADTATFSGKLAKMRHVMEVAFAPVSEKLLNSLENLTPYLKTASDAVAGFAKKIAEMPPATQAAILKYALMAAAAGPVILTLGKVVHSIGDTIGTFTKMSRTIADAGGLMKYLATPGGIAIVVLLALAAAAILVTTHWDLIKKKFNDFRQALKDNETAIRNVAIAIGVVFGPALIAIGAQAVITGAQIVGGLIASVISAGVEAGISAAVFTGQMIVSLISFALQAWKTVAVLTIQIGLFIAQRLGMISAAEATGIITAAQWLFNAAMDANPIGVVILALAALGLAIYEVVKHWQDICEWVSKAWDWLTKWNGTKAEDKTVNVTTNTTSDGMKAGRNALGTSYWGGGRTLVGEHGAEEVDLPKGTRIKDARSTLNSSGNSISIPKLADTIIVREEADIDKIANALVLKINATATNMA, encoded by the coding sequence GTGAACAATATAGCACACGTTATCGACGCGGTAATCACACTAAGGGACCAACTCAGCGGAACGCTCAAGAATGTCAACGGGAACCTTTCCCAATTCCAACGCCAGGCGACGTACGCGGGCCGCAACATGGTGGCGGTCGGAAAGGACATGGAGAAGGTCGGCAAAACCTTGAGCAAGACAATTACTGTTCCTATTCTGGCGGTCGGAGCCGGGCTACTAAAGCTTGGTGAGAACTTTCAAAAAGCCCAGAACACCATAAGAGTCGGAACCGGGGCCACCGGAAAGGATCTCCAGAATCTTAGCGATGATTTCAAGGCGACCTACACCCAGGTATCGTCGAGCATGGACGACACAAGTAAGGTCATCGCCGATCTGAACACTAGGACCGGGCTGGCAGGGAAGCCCCTGCAAGACTTATCTGTTCAGATGTTGAAACTAGCCAAGATCAGCGGGGAAGATTTAAACACCTTAATACCAGCAACAACGCGAATGTTCCAGGACGCGGGGATCAAGCAAGCCGACTATAGCAAAGCCCTGGATTACACATTTAAGGTTAGTCAGACCACAGGGATCGGAGTGGGGCGTTTGCAAGAGCTTATGACCCAATTCGGCGGTCCACTAAGACAAATGGGCTTCGATTGGCAAACAAGTGGAGCAATGCTGGGTAAGTTTGAGAAGGAAGGCGTCAACACCGAGCTGGTCGTAGGATCGCTGCGGATTGCGCTCGGTAAGATGGCCAAAGAAGGCATCAAGGAACCAGCAAAAGAGCTGCAAGGGATGATTGATAAAATCAAGTCCGCAGGAACGGCGGGCCAAGCCAATGCCCTGGCGCTCAGTATGTTCGGTGCTAAAGCCGGACCAGACATGGCAGCGGCGATCCGGGAAGGACGGATGGATTTATCCGAATTAATGCAAACCCTCAAGGACAGCCCAGAAACGATCAATAAAGCGGCAGCCGATACAGCAACATTCTCCGGAAAATTGGCTAAGATGCGGCACGTTATGGAGGTAGCCTTTGCCCCAGTGTCCGAGAAACTTCTAAATTCCCTCGAAAACCTAACGCCATACCTCAAAACGGCGTCCGATGCGGTCGCGGGATTTGCTAAAAAGATTGCTGAGATGCCGCCAGCCACGCAAGCAGCGATACTGAAATACGCGCTGATGGCGGCAGCAGCGGGTCCTGTTATTTTAACGCTTGGTAAAGTGGTCCACAGCATCGGCGACACCATTGGCACGTTCACGAAAATGTCCAGAACTATAGCAGACGCGGGTGGCCTTATGAAGTACCTCGCGACTCCAGGCGGGATTGCTATTGTGGTTCTTTTGGCTTTGGCAGCAGCCGCGATCCTGGTGACAACTCACTGGGATCTTATCAAAAAGAAATTTAACGACTTCAGGCAAGCCCTGAAAGACAACGAGACAGCCATACGAAATGTGGCCATCGCGATTGGTGTTGTTTTCGGGCCAGCTTTAATCGCCATAGGAGCACAGGCCGTAATCACCGGAGCCCAAATAGTCGGTGGATTAATTGCTTCCGTCATATCCGCAGGAGTCGAGGCTGGAATAAGCGCGGCAGTTTTCACCGGACAAATGATTGTTTCATTAATATCATTTGCACTCCAGGCTTGGAAAACGGTCGCGGTACTCACAATCCAAATAGGTCTGTTCATCGCACAGAGGCTCGGGATGATTAGTGCAGCCGAAGCGACGGGCATTATCACAGCAGCTCAATGGTTATTCAACGCAGCGATGGACGCCAACCCAATCGGAGTGGTTATTCTTGCGCTGGCAGCTTTGGGGTTGGCTATTTATGAGGTCGTAAAGCATTGGCAAGACATCTGTGAGTGGGTATCAAAGGCTTGGGATTGGCTCACCAAATGGAATGGCACCAAGGCCGAGGACAAGACCGTAAACGTAACAACCAACACCACATCTGATGGCATGAAAGCCGGGCGAAACGCGCTCGGTACAAGCTACTGGGGCGGGGGAAGAACCCTGGTTGGGGAGCATGGGGCCGAGGAGGTTGATCTGCCCAAAGGGACCCGGATCAAAGACGCTCGATCAACACTCAACTCCAGCGGCAACAGCATATCAATCCCGAAGTTAGCTGACACCATCATCGTCCGTGAAGAAGCCGACATCGACAAGATCGCAAACGCATTAGTCCTGAAAATCAACGCAACAGCTACAAACATGGCATAG